The proteins below come from a single Carassius carassius chromosome 11, fCarCar2.1, whole genome shotgun sequence genomic window:
- the LOC132152424 gene encoding 3 beta-hydroxysteroid dehydrogenase/Delta 5-->4-isomerase-like, whose translation MTLTGDVCVVTGACGFLGKRLVRLLLEEEKLAEIRLLDRNIQSELIQSFDDCKGKTKVSVFEGDIRDHELLRRACKGTALVFHTASLIDVIGATEYSELYGVNVKGTQLLLETCIQENVASFIYTSSIEVAGPNPRGDPIINGNEDTPYSFSLKFSYSKTKQEAEQICLQANGELLRNGGQLATCALRPMYIYGPGCRFTLGHMRDGIRNGNVLLRMSRREAKVNPVYVGNAALAHLQAGRALKDSQKRAVIGGNFYYISDDTPPVSYSDFNYAVLSPLGFGIQERPILPFPLLYLLSFLMELLRVVLRPFLKFTPPLNRQLLTMLNTHFTFSYQKAHRDFGYSPRHDWEEARKCTSGWLASVLTAEKQRN comes from the exons ATGACTCTGACAGGAGATGTGTGTGTTGTGACGGGAGCATGCGGGTTTCTGGGAAAAAGGTTGGTCAGACTGTTGCTGGAAGAGGAAAAGCTTGCTGAGATCCGACTGCTGGATAGAAACATCCAGTCTGAGCTAATACAGTCTTTTGATG ATTGCAAGGGAAAGACCAAAGTGAGTGTATTTGAGGGGGATATCAGGGACCATGAGCTACTGAGAAGAGCCTGTAAAGGAACAGCACTTGTTTTCCACACTGCATCACTTATTGATGTCATAGGAGCAACTGAATACAGTGAATTATATGGAGTAAATGTTAAAG GAACACAGCTGCTGCTTGAGACCTGCATCCAAGAAAATGTGGCCTCCTTCATTTACACTAGCAGCATTGAGGTGGCAGGTCCGAATCCCCGCGGTGATCCAATCATTAATGGCAATGAGGACACACCTTACTCTTTCAGTCTTAAGTTTAGCTATAGCAAAACCAAGCAGGAAGCTGAACAGATTTGCCTTCAGGCCAATGGAGAGCTGCTCCGTAATGGAGGTCAGCTGGCTACTTGTGCCTTGAGGCCCATGTACATCTATGGACCAGGCTGTCGATTTACTTTAGGCCACATGAGGGATGGAATCCGCAATGGAAATGTGCTGCTGAGAATGTCACGACGTGAGGCAAAAGTGAATCCTGTATATGTAGGAAACGCAGCCCTGGCACATCTACAAGCAGGTCGGGCTCTGAAAGATTCTCAGAAAAGGGCTGTGATTGGTGGAAACTTCTATTACATCTCAGACGACACGCCACCTGTTAGCTACTCAGACTTTAACTATGCTGTTCTTTCACCATTAGGCTTTGGGATACAAGAGAGGCCCATTCTGCCCTTCCCACTTCTGTATCTCCTGTCATTCCTCATGGAATTACTGCGCGTTGTGCTCCGACCTTTCTTGAAGTTCACTCCTCCCTTAAACAGGCAGCTACTCACCATGTTAAACACACACTTTACTTTTTCATATCAAAAGGCTCATAGGGATTTTGGATACAGCCCTCGGCATGACTGGGAAGAGGCACGTAAGTGCACTAGCGGTTGGTTAGCATCTGTCTTAACTGCAGAGAAACAACGAAATTAA